A single window of Sebaldella sp. S0638 DNA harbors:
- a CDS encoding DKNYY domain-containing protein, whose protein sequence is MKKGIFLLMAVLVFLGFSMVKSNNISGNKAAKKEFEIKSGSVYYLDKKVKSLDAATFKTLNKYYAEDKNGIYFYDDSKIETENPVIKTSGSVLPETEYLVFEEYIFYKGNFYMSGRLIGESHGNRFDFDKKTLKITGIQPVEGEIPCGGKDWSGSCSIIHRDLIFSDKDGVYITIEHMDIWKFNGIDPGTFEKTGDSQYKDKNGSYTMEELWERAVQNWRKIK, encoded by the coding sequence ATGAAAAAAGGAATATTTTTACTTATGGCAGTATTGGTGTTTTTAGGATTCTCTATGGTTAAAAGTAATAATATATCAGGAAATAAGGCAGCCAAAAAAGAGTTTGAAATAAAAAGCGGTTCTGTGTATTATCTGGATAAAAAAGTGAAAAGCCTTGATGCAGCGACATTTAAAACACTTAATAAATATTATGCCGAAGATAAAAACGGAATTTATTTTTATGATGATTCGAAAATAGAAACAGAAAATCCTGTGATAAAGACTTCGGGTAGTGTACTTCCTGAAACGGAATATTTGGTTTTTGAAGAATACATATTTTACAAAGGTAATTTTTATATGAGCGGCAGATTAATCGGAGAGAGTCATGGAAATAGATTTGATTTTGATAAAAAAACACTGAAGATAACAGGGATTCAGCCAGTAGAGGGGGAGATTCCCTGCGGAGGAAAAGACTGGTCCGGTTCGTGCAGTATTATACATCGTGATTTGATTTTTTCTGATAAAGATGGTGTATATATAACTATTGAACATATGGACATATGGAAGTTCAACGGGATTGACCCGGGAACTTTTGAAAAAACAGGCGACAGTCAATATAAAGATAAGAACGGCAGCTATACAATGGAAGAATTATGGGAAAGAGCAGTACAAAACTGGAGAAAAATTAAGTAA